One genomic segment of Ascochyta rabiei chromosome 20, complete sequence includes these proteins:
- a CDS encoding Pyruvate carboxylase, with protein sequence MSRPPQRSIKRLLIANRGEIAARIISSARELDIETYSVYISGDSSHAAKATHALELPSAAAFMEIDTLIEIVRKHQIDAVHPGYGFLSESEVFSERMWREAGAVVVGPGWDILANTGDKLKARQLAERSNVPVSPALQTPTNNVEDVRQFAAEIGYPIMVKAVDGGGGRGIRLIRTEEQLASSVKRAVEESPSKQLFAEKAAVDGFRHVEVQIIGDGSGNVTHLWERECSIQRRYQKVVELAPSIVSDRKLIARVIEDALKLARSVHYFSLGTFEFLVNPDTKEHYFLEVNPRLQVEHTITESISMTDLVKAQLLLAQGASLETCGLPTTVRNPEEPPPSHSIQLRITAENVESDWSLSIGKITGFQFPAGNGIRVDTHMISGRPAIVSADFDSLIAKLVITASSWEGAVRKAQRALEDTQISGVKTNITILRAIVLHPDFMHGNCDTQWLERTQSSLIAARHNFVTPTNPLLDSSQTTLSTPAVGTANTLFRKGDAWSLTLTPAHNTTTTATQAPPAHHLELTKVLRNDFPASLAAEILFTTPSSSTAYTLTLASTSASASATTSQHRRADPSDARHVMIPFPGKLVEVLVDEGDVVREGDVVCVVQQMKMELEVRSARSGRVGWILEVEEGGEVDVGWLAAVVESDTKGKL encoded by the exons ATGTCGAGGCCACCACAGAGATCCATCAAGCGTTTGCTCATTGCAAACAG AGGCGAAATAGCAGCTCGAATCATCTCGTCAGCTCGAGAACTCGATATCGAGACTTACAGCGTTTACATTTCGGGCGATTCATCACATGCCGCAAAAGCCACTCATGCACTCGAACTACCCTCTGCGGCAGCATTCATGGAAATTGATACCCTGATCGAGATTGTAAGGAAACATCAAATTGACGCAGTCCACCCAGGTTACGGATTTCTTTCCGAATCTGAAGTATTCTCGGAGAGAATGTGGAGAGAAGCTGGCGCTGTAGTTGTTGGACCCGGATGGGACATCTTGGCCAATACTGGTGACAAACTGAAGGCGAGACAGCTTGCTGAGCGAT CTAATGTTCCTGTATCACCGGCACTGCAAACACCCACCAATAACGTTGAAGATGTGAGGCAGTTTGCTGCAGAGATCGGCTATCCAATCATGGTCAAGGCCGTAGATGGCGGTGGCGGCCGAGGAATTAGACTGATTCGCACTGAAGAACAATTGGCTTCTTCAGTCAAGAGAGCAGTCGAGGAGAGTCCATCGAAGCAATTGTTTGCTGAGAAGGCAGCAGTCGACGGCTTTAGACATGTCGAGGTCCAAATCATCGGTGATGGGAGCGGCAACGTAACGCATTTGTGGGAAAGGGAGTGCAGTATCCAGCGGCGTTATCAGAAGGTGGTGGAGTTGGCACCGAGCATTGTTTCAGATCGGAAGCTGATTGCGAGAGTGATTGAAGACGCACTGAAATTGGCTAGAAGC GTCCACTACTTCTCGCTCGGCACCTTCGAGTTTCTCGTCAACCCAGACACAAAAGAACACTACTTCTTGGAAGTGAATCCACGGCTACAGGTCGAACACACAATCACAGAGAGCATCTCCATGACCGACTTAGTAAAAGCTCAGCTCCTACTTGCACAAGGCGCATCGCTGGAAACTTGCGGATTACCCACTACGGTCCGTAATCCTGAGGAGCCTCCACCATCACATTCAATTCAACTCCGCATCACTGCCGAAAACGTCGAGAGTGACTGGTCATTATCTATTGGCAAGATCACTGGCTTCCAGTTCCCTGCGGGCAACGGCATCAGGGTCGATACGCACATGATCAGCGGTCGCCCAGCTATAGTTTCCGCAGACTTCGACAGCCTGATCGCCAAGCTCGTCATCACTGCATCTTCGTGGGAGGGCGCTGTTCGAAAAGCCCAACGCGCACTGGAAGACACGCAAATCAGCGGCGTGAAGACCAACATTACCATACTCCGCGCCATCGTCCTACATCCTGACTTTATGCACGGCAATTGCGACACGCAATGGCTAGAGCGCACGCAAAGCTCCCTTATAGCAGCGCGCCATAACTTCGTAACTCCTACAAACCCACTCCTGGACTCTTCTCAGACTACATTGTCAACCCCAGCAGTCGGCACAGCAAATACGCTCTTCCGTAAAGGCGATGCTTGGTCCTTGACTCTCACACCCGCGCACaataccaccaccaccgctaCCCAAGCGCCACCAGCACACCACCTCGAGCTGACCAAAGTTCTCCGTAACGACTTCCCGGCTTCCCTTGCGGCAGAGATACTCTTCACCACCCCATCGTCCAGCACTGCATACACACTCACCCTCGCCTCGACATCCGCATCCGCCTCAGCAACAACGTCGCAGCACCGACGCGCCGACCCGTCGGATGCAAGGCATGTTATGATTCCGTTCCCAGGGAAGCTGGTCGAGGTGCTGGTTGACGAGGGGGATGTGGTAAGGGAGGGCGATGTGGTCTGCGTGGTGCAGCAGATGAAGATGGAGTTGGAGGTGAGGAGTGCGAGGAGCGGCAGGGTGGGGTGGATTCTGGAGGTTGAGGAGGGTGGGGAGGTGGATGTGGGGTGGTTGGCGGCTGTTGTTGAGTCTGATACTAAGGGGAAGCTGTGA
- a CDS encoding Carnosine N-methyltransferase: MKLLIPSCLLLLAGFSTLAGATDVSSTAVPTPLTAEKTITKNEAAYASIDNDAAQDPLQVGSMAPSESPRHRQEKAHLMKRMDRKSGKWGSTHPRYRTLEALYGFTKYRERNMAELNRWRTMYSNVGKKQKKMLEKAVNYKKKLDDIEELIYTNEVLCKAIIANAMAFYGIEQKELDEHIKDAVKAKRVADRISTSQTLKHFVRDWADEGSKERNDAFPCLLSTLNALKANPPTNTPLKILLPGSGVGRLGTEIANLGGYSVTLNEWSMYMNIGYRFLSTLSARTPATMHPFIDTLSHHATTASLLRPIAFPNAPPNPAVLLVEGDFTTAFRGHESTFDVVLTHFFIDTARNLMAYFDTIHALLAPGGRWINLGPLLYGTGPFVQLSLDEIVAVVEGMGFEFEDLGEECGVSTFPDALEGGLGRVRWSEAEYGFDSEALTRHAYRAQAWSVRKP, encoded by the exons ATGAAATTGCTGATCCCTTCCTGCCTGCTTCTTCTAGCAGGGTTCAGCACCCTTGCTGGTGCGACCGACGTGTCGAGCACAGCTGTCCCAACACCACTCACAGCTGAGAAAACCATCACCAAAAATGAAGCAGCATATGCGAGTATTGACAACGATGCCGCACAAGATCCACTGCAAGTGGGCTCGATGGCACCGAGCGAGTCGCCCAGACATCGGCAAGAGAAGGCACACTTGATGAAGCGGATGGACCGCAAGTCTGGAAAATGGGGATCCACACATCCACGGTATCGAACACTCGAGGCTCTCTATGGATTCACGAAATACCGAGAGCGCAACATGGCAGAGCTGAATAGGTGGCGTACCATGTACAGTAACGTTGggaagaagcagaagaaa ATGCTGGAAAAGGCCGTCAACTATAAGAAGAAACTTGACGATATTGAGGAGCTCATATACACCAACGAGGTTCTCTGCAAAGCCATCATTGCCAACGCCATGGCCTTCTACGGTATCGAGCAGAAAGAACTGGACGAGCACATCAAGGACGCCGTAAAGGCAAAGCGCGTCGCAGACCGCATCTCCACGTCACAAACCCTCAAGCACTTTGTCCGCGACTGGGCCGACGAAGGCTCCAAAGAGCGCAACGACGCCTTCCCCTGCCTGCTCAGCACTCTCAACGCCCTAAAAGCAAACCCCCCCACCAACACACCGCTCAAAATTCTGCTTCCCGGCTCCGGCGTCGGACGCCTGGGCACCGAAATCGCCAACCTGGGCGGCTACTCGGTAACACTGAACGAATGGTCCATGTACATGAACATCGGGTACCGCTTCCTCTCGACCCTCTCCGCTCGCACCCCAGCAACCATGCACCCCTTCATCGACACGTTAAGCCACCATGCCACAACCGCCTCCCTCCTGCGCCCCATCGCCTTCCCCAACGCCCCGCCCAACCCGGCCGTTTTGCTCGTAGAAGGCGACTTCACCACCGCGTTCCGCGGCCACGAATCCACATTCGATGTTGTGCTCACACACTTCTTCATCGACACGGCGCGGAACCTAATGGCCTACTTCGACACCATCCACGCCCTCCTCGCGCCGGGCGGGCGCTGGATCAACCTCGGCCCACTGCTGTACGGCACGGGTCCATTTGTGCAGCTCAGCCTCGACGAGATCGTCGCTGTGGTGGAGGGCATGGGGTTTGAGTTTGAGGATCTGGGGGAGGAGTGCGGGGTGTCTACGTTTCCGGATGCATTAGAAGGGGGACTGGGGCGGGTTCGGTGGAGCGAAGCCGAGTACGGATTCGACAGCGAGGCGTTGACGCGGCACGCGTACCGAGCGCAGGCGTGGAGCGTGCGGAAACCATGA
- a CDS encoding Cytochrome c oxidase assembly protein cox15, producing MASVFHAFPQLPTAAPRLSRRLFVAKPCIHSPIRAAVSISPCAAPRPAVLRSIRWKSTLPLRSSATIEAAGRAAIVQAAAKSETHDDTQSSSFPKTTSKSVAYWLLGSAASVFGIVIFGGLTRLTESGLSITEWKPVTGSLWPGSPEAWQEEYTKYKSSPEFAMLNSSMTLAEFKHIYFMEWAHRLWGRVIGVTFLLPTVYFIARKRVTPSTAAKLVGICGMIGFQGVIGWWMVKSGLKDDLFEPGSHPRVSQYRLTAHLGTAFLVYCSMVLTGLNILKEHRMLANPAAAAESIKALQSPVLKTFRRSVVGLTLLVFTTAMSGALVAGLDAGLIYNEFPWMGLALTPPKKELFDPWYSHVPDQSDLYWRNALENPSLVQLDHRILATTTFTAIMALFAYTRFAKRVRTTIPTDANKGVFGMVHLVTLQVTLGITTLIYMVPTWLASAHQAGALALLTGAVVLYSRISMPRRAILNQVMKQGASRTHAVPHINARVEAAKAAQKKM from the coding sequence ATGGCCTCCGTCTTCCACGCTTTCCCGCAGCTGCCCACCGCGGCCCCGCGCCTGTCCAGACGGCTTTTCGTCGCCAAACCGTGCATCCACTCGCCCATCCGTGCCGCCGTGTCCATCTCGCCATGCGCTGCACCCCGCCCCGCCGTGCTGCGGTCGATACGCTGGAAGTCGACCCTGCCATTGCGCAGCAGCGCGACCATCGAGGCAGCCGGCCGTGCTGCCATTGTCCAAGCTGCGGCTAAGAGCGAGACCCACGACGACACCCAATCGAGCAGCTTCCCCAAGACCACCTCCAAGAGCGTCGCATACTGGTTGCTCGGCAGCGCAGCCAGCGTCTTCGGCATCGTCATCTTCGGAGGCCTCACCCGACTCACCGAATCGGGCCTCAGCATCACCGAATGGAAGCCCGTCACCGGCTCGCTCTGGCCTGGCAGCCCCGAGGCGTGGCAGGAGGAATACACAAAGTACAAGTCGTCGCCCGAGTTCGCAATGCTCAACTCCAGCATGACCCTCGCAGAGTTCAAGCACATCTATTTCATGGAATGGGCTCATCGCCTGTGGGGCCGTGTCATCGGCGTCACCTTCCTCCTGCCCACCGTCTACTTCATCGCCCGCAAACGCGTCACGCCCTCGACCGCCGCCAAGCTCGTCGGCATCTGCGGCATGATCGGCTTCCAAGGTGTCATCGGCTGGTGGATGGTCAAGAGCGGGCTCAAGGACGACCTCTTCGAGCCCGGCAGCCACCCGCGCGTCAGCCAGTACCGCCTGACTGCCCACCTCGGCACCGCTTTCCTCGTCTACTGCTCCATGGTCCTCACCGGTCTCAACATCCTCAAGGAGCACCGCATGCTGGCCAATCCTGCGGCCGCTGCCGAGTCCATCAAGGCTCTGCAGTCTCCCGTCCTGAAAACTTTCCGCCGCTCCGTCGTTGGCCTGACCCTCCTTGTCTTCACCACCGCCATGTCCGGCGCCCTCGTTGCCGGTCTCGACGCTGGCCTGATCTACAACGAGTTTCCCTGGATGGGTCTTGCTCTCACCCCACCCAAGAAAGAGCTCTTCGATCCATGGTACAGCCACGTCCCAGACCAGTCCGATCTCTACTGGCGCAACGCTCTCGAGAACCCCTCGCTCGTCCAGCTCGACCACCGCATCTTGGCCACCACCACCTTCACCGCCATCATGGCTCTCTTCGCCTACACTCGCTTTGCCAAGCGTGTGCGCACCACCATCCCCACAGATGCGAACAAGGGCGTCTTTGGCATGGTCCACCTCGTCACGCTGCAGGTCACGCTGGGCATCACCACGCTCATCTACATGGTCCCAACATGGCTCGCTTCTGCACACCAGGCAGGTGCCTTGGCTCTGCTCACCGGCGCAGTGGTTCTGTACAGCAGGATCTCAATGCCCCGCCGCGCCATCCTGAACCAGGTCATGAAGCAGGGCGCCTCTCGGACCCATGCCGTGCCGCATATCAATGCGCGTGTTGAAGCCGCCAAGGCCGCACAGAAGAAGATGTAA